The nucleotide sequence TCGTGCCCGCTTCCGCTCCCGGACTGTGGCCCGCGTCGCAGTTGTCACAGCGGCCACAGGGCGGGCTGTACTGCTCGCCGAAGTAGCTCAGCAGGTACTCGCGGCGGCAGGCCCGCATCTCGGCGTAGCCGCGCATCATCTCCAGTCGGGACCACTCGAAGATGCGGCGGTGTTCCTGCGCCAACGCCGCCTCAGCCGCCACCTCCGGAGCCTCCGGCCCCTCAAAGGCCACCACCTGGCCGCTGGGTAGTACCTCGAGCGCCCCGACCTCCTCCAGGCGGCTCACGGCGCTCAGCAGGCGGCTGGGCGAGAGGCCGGTTTCCTCGCGCAGCTCGGCGGGGTCCACCGGCTCGGCATGCTGCTGCGCGGCCCGCAGGACCTGTTCGACTTGGTCGGCGTCCACAACAGCCGTGCCCGCGAAGAAGCGGCGCAGCTTGAGGTCGCCGGGCGTGAAAAAGAGGATGGCAGAAGCCGCTTCCCCGTCCCGTCCTGCTCGCCCGATCTCCTGGTAGTAGGCGTCGATGGACCCGGAAATGTCGAGGTGATGCACAAAACGCACGTTCGGCTTGTCGATGCCCATCCCAAAGGCGGTGGTGGCTACAATCACTTCCAGCTCATCCGCCATAAACGCGGTCTGCACGGCCTCGCGCGCGCTGGCGGTCATCCCAGCGTGGTAGGCGGCCGCCTGCACCCCACGTTCCCCCAGATCGCGTGCGAACGCTTCTGCTCCCCTGCGGGTGGCCGCGTAGACAATGCCGGGTTTGTGAGCCTCCACCACGGCCTCCAGCAGGGCCGTCCGTTTGGTGCCCTCGTCCGCGAACGGCCGAACCGCAAGGTGGATGTTGGGGCGGTCGAAGCCGCGTACGAGCACGCGGGGGTGACGCATGCCCAGCCGGGCGACGATCTCCTCCCGTACGGGCGGCGCGGCAGTCGCGGTGAGGGCCAGGACGGTCGGGTGCCCCAACGCCTCCACCACCCCGCCAAGCCGCAGGTACTCCGGGCGGAAGTCGTGGCCCCATTCGGAGACGCAGTGCGCCTCGTCGACCACGAACAGCGAGGGTTCGGCGGCCCGCAGGCGTTCTAGCGTCTCCTCGCTGCTGAGCTGCTCGGGGGCCAAGAACAGAAATTCGAGGTCACCCTCCTCCAAAGCAGCAAAGGTTGCCGCGCGCTCAGCGGGTTTCACGGTGGAGTTGATCAGGGCCGCCTGACCGGGCGCGCTTTCCTCCAGCGCCTCCACCTGGTCCCGTTGCAGCGCAATCAGGGGGGAAACGACGACGGTCGGCCCGCTCAGCGAGAGCGCCGCGATCTGGTAGATGGCCGACTTGCCGCTGCCGGTCGGCATGATGGCGAGGGTGTCGTGGCCCGCCAAGACGGACTCGATGGCTTCTTTCTGGCCGGCGTGCAGGTGATCGTACCCAAAAACGTCCTGGGCGATGCGCTGCGCGCGTTGCATGGTTTTGGTGGATCGGGGCATGAATGCTTCCTTTCAGGGCTCGGGTGGACGGTTGAACTTTCGGAATCCGGAATATGTCCGTGAGCAGCGTTTACAACCAGCCACGCCGCCGGGCTCCCGCCAGGATCAAGGCCGAGAGCAGGAGCAGGACGCCCACGATCACCAAGAACCCCTCCCAGCCGGTTTTGGACCACGGCACGTCGAAATTCATGCCAAAAAGGCCCGAGACGAGCGCCCACAGCCCCATCACCACGGTGGCGACCGTCAGGAGCTGCATGGTGTCGTTTGTGCGCTGGCTAAGGCTACTCATGTACAGGTCAAAGGAGCCCAGGATGCCCTCCCGTACCCCCTCGACCGAGGTGACCGCCCGCTCGAAGCGGTCTTCTAGGGCGTCGAAGTTCCGGGCGGATTCGGGATCGGCCAGCGCTTTGAAATCAGGACGGGACAGGGTGGCGTACACGTCGCGGTGAGCGGTGAGGAGGCGGCGCAGTTCACCGGTTCGCCGGCGGCAGCGCACAAGCTCGCTCAGGAAGTCCCGACCGGAAGACCGCCGCAGGATGTCCTCGTCCAGACGGTCAAGCTGGCTTTCGAGCGCCTCGACCTCGTGCAGATAACTGTTGAGGTGCCAGTTGAGCAGCGCGGCCAGAAATGTCTCGGACGTGAGCTGACCGAGTTTGCCGTTGCCCCGCTGCTGTTGGGCAAACTCGCTCACAAAGCCCACGTTCTCCGGGTGAACGGTCAGCAGGACGTTGGGACCAACCACGATATTCAGCTCGTCGCCGATGAGCCGCCCGTCCTGTTCCCGCACGGCCTGCACGTCCACCCGGAAGACCTCGCCGTAGCTCTCCACACGGGGCTGAGGCACAGGGTCCGCCAGGTTCTGCACAGCCCGCCGGTCTAGCCCGAGAAGGGCCGCGACCCTTTCTAGCTCCCGTGCCTCCCGACCCGGCACATCCACCCACAGAAGCTGCGACGCGCACAGCCCCTGCACGAGTTCCTCACTGAGCTGCACCTCCCGGTCGTGACCCTCCGCGCCAAAGAGGTAGACGCGGAGGCCCCGGTTCTCCTCGTTCTCTCGCCGGGGGGTGGTCACAGCGTCTCCCCCCCGGCAACCGGCAGGGCAGAACGCAGCCCGT is from Deinococcus sp. YIM 77859 and encodes:
- a CDS encoding CorA family divalent cation transporter, with translation MTTPRRENEENRGLRVYLFGAEGHDREVQLSEELVQGLCASQLLWVDVPGREARELERVAALLGLDRRAVQNLADPVPQPRVESYGEVFRVDVQAVREQDGRLIGDELNIVVGPNVLLTVHPENVGFVSEFAQQQRGNGKLGQLTSETFLAALLNWHLNSYLHEVEALESQLDRLDEDILRRSSGRDFLSELVRCRRRTGELRRLLTAHRDVYATLSRPDFKALADPESARNFDALEDRFERAVTSVEGVREGILGSFDLYMSSLSQRTNDTMQLLTVATVVMGLWALVSGLFGMNFDVPWSKTGWEGFLVIVGVLLLLSALILAGARRRGWL
- a CDS encoding ATP-dependent DNA helicase RecQ, with the protein product MPRSTKTMQRAQRIAQDVFGYDHLHAGQKEAIESVLAGHDTLAIMPTGSGKSAIYQIAALSLSGPTVVVSPLIALQRDQVEALEESAPGQAALINSTVKPAERAATFAALEEGDLEFLFLAPEQLSSEETLERLRAAEPSLFVVDEAHCVSEWGHDFRPEYLRLGGVVEALGHPTVLALTATAAPPVREEIVARLGMRHPRVLVRGFDRPNIHLAVRPFADEGTKRTALLEAVVEAHKPGIVYAATRRGAEAFARDLGERGVQAAAYHAGMTASAREAVQTAFMADELEVIVATTAFGMGIDKPNVRFVHHLDISGSIDAYYQEIGRAGRDGEAASAILFFTPGDLKLRRFFAGTAVVDADQVEQVLRAAQQHAEPVDPAELREETGLSPSRLLSAVSRLEEVGALEVLPSGQVVAFEGPEAPEVAAEAALAQEHRRIFEWSRLEMMRGYAEMRACRREYLLSYFGEQYSPPCGRCDNCDAGHSPGAEAGTKVPFALGSRVRHPSFGTGQVVRYEGEKITVLFDEQGYQTLALPVVLENELLQPLPA